A window of the Oscillospiraceae bacterium NTUH-002-81 genome harbors these coding sequences:
- a CDS encoding response regulator transcription factor yields the protein MKKVILTVDDEEHILELISYNLERNGYEVLKALTGEEALEILDQHQVDLVLLDRMLPGIDGIEVLKQIRGDKNKKDLPVILLTAKSEEFDKVVGLEIGADDYICKPFGVHELIARIKAVLRRSGDGGLAAEEDGEEDKDRICIDNLVINYTTRVVTVDGREVDLSLKEFELLYLLASNRNRVYSRDTLLEKIWGYDYMGETRTIDVHIRNLRKKIEQDPDHPEHVKTVRGVGYKFV from the coding sequence ATGAAAAAAGTAATCTTAACCGTAGACGATGAGGAACACATTCTGGAACTCATCAGTTACAATCTGGAACGCAACGGCTACGAGGTATTAAAGGCGCTGACCGGCGAGGAAGCGCTGGAAATCCTCGATCAGCACCAGGTGGATCTGGTACTTCTGGACCGGATGCTGCCGGGCATCGATGGGATTGAGGTGCTGAAGCAGATCCGTGGGGACAAAAACAAAAAAGATCTGCCGGTCATTCTGCTGACTGCCAAATCCGAGGAATTTGACAAGGTTGTGGGACTGGAGATTGGTGCAGACGATTACATTTGCAAACCCTTTGGGGTCCATGAACTCATTGCCCGGATCAAGGCCGTACTGCGCCGCTCCGGAGACGGCGGCCTTGCGGCGGAAGAGGATGGCGAAGAAGACAAAGACCGGATCTGCATCGATAATCTGGTCATCAACTACACCACCCGGGTTGTTACTGTGGACGGCAGGGAAGTCGATCTCTCTCTGAAAGAATTCGAGCTTCTTTATCTGTTGGCCTCCAACCGCAACCGTGTCTACTCCCGGGACACCCTCCTGGAGAAAATCTGGGGCTACGACTACATGGGCGAGACGCGCACCATCGATGTCCATATCCGGAACCTCCGCAAAAAAATCGAGCAGGATCCCGACCACCCCGAGCATGTCAAGACCGTGAGAGGCGTTGGGTATAAGTTTGTCTGA
- a CDS encoding type II toxin-antitoxin system RelE/ParE family toxin — protein sequence MDAYEIIITPDAEADLFEIRDYIAYTLSVPDVALNYIRAIRSEIQKLTYMASSIVPVKQEPWHSRGVRKIIAKNFYIYYRPDDSSGKVYILNVIYAKRDQLKALNRMNLND from the coding sequence ATGGACGCCTATGAAATCATCATCACACCGGATGCAGAAGCTGATCTCTTTGAAATCCGTGACTACATTGCATACACTTTGTCAGTCCCGGACGTGGCACTAAATTACATTCGAGCAATTCGCAGCGAAATACAAAAGCTGACATATATGGCTTCAAGTATTGTTCCCGTAAAACAGGAACCCTGGCATTCCAGAGGTGTGCGAAAGATTATTGCAAAGAATTTTTATATCTATTATCGACCAGATGATTCATCAGGTAAGGTATATATTCTAAATGTGATCTATGCAAAGCGTGATCAACTCAAAGCTCTGAATAGAATGAATCTAAATGACTAG
- a CDS encoding type II toxin-antitoxin system RelB/DinJ family antitoxin translates to MKDSTVSARVENNIKLEAEDILQKLGIPVSVVINSLYRQIIYHHGVPFSLTIPSEPQTSDAMSDAELDAKLQRSYAQSLAGEGRSMDAVFDDLERGLK, encoded by the coding sequence ATGAAAGATTCAACTGTAAGCGCTCGCGTCGAAAATAATATAAAGCTTGAAGCAGAAGATATTCTTCAGAAGCTGGGAATTCCTGTCTCTGTTGTAATCAATTCCCTCTATCGTCAGATCATTTATCATCATGGGGTTCCATTCTCATTAACAATTCCTTCTGAACCACAAACCAGCGATGCAATGTCTGATGCTGAACTCGACGCCAAACTTCAACGTAGCTATGCACAGTCACTTGCCGGTGAAGGACGATCAATGGATGCAGTGTTTGACGATCTGGAAAGGGGTCTTAAATAA
- the pyk gene encoding pyruvate kinase codes for MRKTKIVCTLGPASESEEMIRQLMLEGMNVARFNFSHGDHEEQLRRLQIVKKVREELNLPVAAMLDTKGPEIRLRNFKDHKKVLLKEGQTFTLTTDEIEGDETRVSISYKELVHDIKPGGRVLIDDGLVELTVLSVTDTDIVCRVLNEGTVSDHKGVNVPGTELSMPFISEQDYSDICFGIEQGFDFIAASFVRNAEDVLEIRRIFQEKGCNSINIISKIENMQGVKNIDEIIRVSDGIMVARGDMGVEVPLEDVPIIQKMIIHKVYNAGKQVITATQMLDSMIRNPRPTRAEAADVANAIYDGTSAIMLSGETAAGEYPIEAVRTMVKIAERTEEDIDYTDILRKRVIPDNPDVTNAISHATCTTASDLKAAAVITVTKSGKTARMLSKYRPACPIVGCTPYENVCRQMNLSWGVYPFLVPEKTTTDELFECAVEAAEKGGIVKAGELTVITAGIPLGISGTTNMIKVHVVGHILVTGKGLSHKKACAGLCVCETAEELAAHYKTGDIIVVPATNNCMLPQIRTCSGLIVEEGGINSHAAIVGLSLDIPVILEAKHATKILKSGAIVTIDGEKGIVSCN; via the coding sequence ATGAGAAAAACAAAAATCGTATGTACACTGGGACCTGCAAGTGAGAGCGAGGAGATGATCCGTCAGCTGATGCTGGAGGGCATGAACGTTGCCCGCTTTAATTTTTCCCACGGCGATCATGAAGAGCAGCTGCGAAGGCTGCAGATCGTGAAAAAGGTGCGGGAAGAGCTGAATCTCCCGGTGGCAGCCATGCTGGATACCAAGGGACCGGAGATCCGCCTGCGAAATTTCAAGGATCACAAGAAGGTGCTTCTGAAAGAGGGCCAGACGTTTACACTGACTACAGATGAGATCGAGGGAGACGAAACCAGGGTTTCCATTTCCTATAAAGAACTGGTGCATGATATCAAGCCGGGCGGCCGGGTACTGATCGATGATGGCCTGGTGGAGCTGACGGTGCTGAGCGTTACCGATACAGACATTGTATGCCGGGTGCTCAACGAGGGCACGGTGTCCGACCACAAGGGTGTGAATGTGCCGGGGACAGAGCTTTCCATGCCGTTCATCAGTGAACAGGACTACAGCGATATCTGCTTTGGTATCGAACAGGGCTTTGATTTTATCGCCGCATCCTTCGTGCGTAATGCAGAGGATGTACTGGAGATCCGCCGGATCTTCCAGGAGAAAGGCTGCAATTCCATCAATATCATTTCCAAGATTGAGAATATGCAGGGTGTGAAAAATATTGACGAGATCATCCGGGTATCGGACGGCATCATGGTAGCCAGAGGCGACATGGGCGTGGAGGTACCGCTGGAGGATGTGCCGATCATCCAGAAGATGATCATTCATAAAGTATACAATGCGGGCAAGCAGGTCATCACGGCGACCCAGATGCTGGATTCCATGATCCGCAATCCCCGTCCCACCAGAGCAGAGGCTGCTGACGTGGCCAACGCCATTTACGACGGCACCAGCGCTATCATGCTGTCCGGCGAGACCGCTGCGGGCGAGTACCCCATCGAGGCTGTCCGCACCATGGTGAAGATTGCCGAGCGCACAGAGGAAGATATTGACTATACCGATATTTTGAGAAAACGCGTGATCCCGGATAATCCGGATGTGACCAACGCCATTTCTCATGCCACCTGTACCACAGCCAGTGACCTGAAGGCTGCCGCAGTCATTACGGTGACCAAGAGCGGCAAGACGGCAAGAATGCTGTCCAAGTACCGCCCGGCATGCCCCATTGTGGGCTGTACGCCTTATGAAAATGTATGCCGACAGATGAACCTTTCCTGGGGTGTTTATCCGTTCCTGGTACCGGAGAAGACGACCACAGACGAGCTGTTTGAGTGTGCGGTGGAGGCTGCAGAGAAGGGCGGCATTGTAAAAGCAGGCGAGCTGACGGTTATCACCGCCGGGATCCCGCTGGGCATTTCCGGCACCACCAATATGATCAAGGTGCATGTGGTGGGCCACATTCTGGTGACCGGCAAGGGCCTGTCCCACAAGAAAGCATGCGCAGGCCTGTGTGTATGCGAGACGGCAGAGGAGCTGGCCGCACATTATAAGACAGGAGATATCATCGTGGTTCCGGCCACCAACAACTGCATGCTTCCGCAGATCCGTACCTGTTCCGGCCTGATCGTGGAGGAGGGAGGCATCAACTCCCACGCAGCCATTGTGGGCCTGAGCCTGGACATTCCTGTCATCCTGGAAGCAAAGCATGCAACAAAGATTCTGAAATCCGGCGCGATCGTGACGATCGACGGCGAGAAGGGAATTGTCAGCTGCAACTAG
- a CDS encoding IMP cyclohydrolase, translated as MELLSIEKELKKNAYPGRGIIIGRSKDGTKAVTAYFIMGRSENSRNRVFVEDGDGIRTQAFDPSKLTDPSLIIYAPVRVLGNKTIVTNGDQTDTIYELMDRQHTFEQALRTREFEPDAPNYTPRISGILHIENGTYNFAMSILKSDNGNPASCNRYTFAYNNCPAGEGRFIHTYRCDGNPLPSFEGEPKRIAIPDDCDAFADLLWESLNADNKVSLFVRYIDIATGAVQSKIINKNK; from the coding sequence ATGGAATTGTTATCCATCGAGAAGGAACTGAAAAAAAATGCATACCCGGGAAGAGGAATCATCATCGGGCGTTCGAAAGACGGAACGAAGGCAGTCACTGCCTACTTCATCATGGGAAGAAGCGAGAACAGCCGCAACCGTGTATTTGTGGAAGACGGAGACGGCATCCGCACCCAGGCATTTGACCCATCCAAGCTTACCGATCCCAGTCTGATCATTTACGCACCTGTGCGTGTGTTGGGCAACAAGACGATCGTCACCAACGGAGACCAGACAGATACGATCTATGAGCTGATGGATCGTCAGCATACCTTTGAGCAGGCTCTTCGGACGAGAGAGTTCGAGCCGGATGCTCCCAACTATACCCCCCGTATTTCCGGTATCCTGCATATCGAGAACGGAACCTACAATTTTGCCATGTCTATTCTGAAGAGCGACAACGGCAATCCGGCATCCTGTAACCGCTACACTTTTGCCTACAACAACTGTCCTGCAGGCGAGGGCCGTTTCATCCATACCTACCGCTGTGACGGCAACCCGCTGCCCAGCTTTGAGGGTGAGCCGAAGCGGATCGCTATTCCCGATGACTGTGATGCCTTTGCAGACCTGCTCTGGGAGAGCTTAAATGCAGACAACAAGGTGTCCCTGTTTGTGCGGTACATTGACATTGCCACCGGCGCGGTACAGTCGAAGATCATCAACAAGAATAAATAG
- a CDS encoding phosphoribosylaminoimidazolecarboxamide formyltransferase: MKELELKYGCNPNQKPSRIFMEEGELPIQVLCGRPGYINFLDAFNGWQLVKELKEATGLPAATSFKHVSPAGAAVGLPLSPVEAKIYWVDDLGELSPLASAYARARGADRMSSFGDFISLSDVCDVSTAKLIKREVSDGVIAPGYEPEALEILKGKKKGNYNIIQIDPDYVPAPLERKQVYGITFEQGRNELHIGKDFFDNIVTENKELPDTAKIDLTIAMITLKYTQSNSVCYVKDGQAIGIGAGQQSRIHCTRLAGSKADNWFLRQSPQVLNLQFADKIGRADRDNAIDLYIGEDYMDVLAEGAWQKIFKEKPPVFTREEKRAWLDQMQNVALGSDAFFPFGDNIERAHKSGVKYVAQPGGSIRDDNVIETCNKYGMVMSFTGIRLFHH, from the coding sequence ATGAAGGAACTGGAATTAAAATACGGATGTAACCCTAACCAGAAGCCGTCCCGGATTTTCATGGAGGAGGGTGAGCTGCCCATTCAGGTGCTGTGCGGCAGACCGGGATATATTAACTTTCTGGACGCTTTCAACGGCTGGCAGCTGGTCAAGGAATTAAAGGAGGCCACCGGTCTTCCGGCAGCTACCTCTTTCAAACACGTTTCTCCGGCAGGGGCAGCAGTAGGCCTGCCCTTAAGCCCGGTGGAGGCGAAGATTTACTGGGTGGATGATCTGGGAGAGCTTTCGCCCCTGGCAAGCGCCTATGCCAGAGCCAGAGGTGCAGACCGCATGTCCTCCTTCGGAGATTTCATTTCTCTGTCGGATGTCTGTGACGTGTCCACCGCGAAGCTGATCAAGAGAGAGGTGTCCGACGGTGTCATCGCACCGGGCTATGAGCCGGAGGCACTGGAGATTTTAAAGGGCAAGAAAAAGGGCAATTACAACATCATCCAGATCGACCCGGACTATGTACCGGCACCGCTGGAGCGCAAGCAGGTATACGGCATCACCTTTGAGCAGGGCAGAAACGAACTGCATATCGGCAAGGATTTCTTTGACAATATCGTCACCGAGAACAAGGAGCTGCCGGATACGGCAAAGATCGACCTGACCATTGCCATGATCACCCTGAAATACACCCAGTCCAACTCCGTCTGCTATGTAAAGGATGGACAGGCCATCGGTATCGGGGCAGGACAGCAGTCCCGGATCCACTGTACCCGTCTGGCCGGCAGCAAGGCAGACAACTGGTTCCTGCGGCAGTCTCCTCAGGTGCTGAACCTGCAGTTTGCAGATAAGATTGGCAGGGCAGACCGGGACAACGCCATCGATCTGTACATCGGAGAGGACTATATGGATGTGCTGGCAGAGGGTGCATGGCAGAAGATTTTCAAAGAGAAGCCGCCGGTATTTACCCGGGAGGAGAAGCGGGCATGGCTGGATCAGATGCAAAACGTGGCGCTGGGTTCCGATGCATTCTTCCCCTTCGGCGACAATATCGAGCGTGCCCACAAGAGCGGCGTGAAATATGTGGCACAGCCGGGCGGCTCCATCCGTGACGACAATGTCATTGAGACCTGCAACAAATACGGCATGGTCATGAGCTTCACAGGCATCCGTCTGTTCCATCACTAA
- a CDS encoding transcription repressor NadR, which translates to MDAEERRGQIITLLKDSSKPISGTELAKRLSVSRQVIVQDIALLRAGNKNILSTNKGYLLYDDHAPEKTYRRTVRVRHTNDQILDELYTIVDYGGRVRDVVVEHDIYGQITVDLIINNRQDADEFVRRLQANQTRPLNELTYGYHYHTIEAEKEAYLDRIEEKLNEKGYLIK; encoded by the coding sequence ATGGACGCAGAGGAAAGACGCGGACAGATCATTACGCTTCTGAAGGACAGCAGCAAGCCGATTTCCGGTACGGAGCTGGCAAAAAGGCTGTCTGTGAGCAGGCAGGTGATCGTGCAGGACATTGCCCTGCTTCGGGCAGGTAACAAGAATATCCTTTCCACCAACAAGGGGTATCTGCTGTATGACGATCATGCGCCGGAGAAAACTTACCGGAGAACGGTGCGGGTGCGGCACACTAACGACCAGATCCTGGACGAGCTGTATACCATCGTGGATTACGGCGGCCGCGTGCGGGATGTGGTGGTAGAGCATGATATTTACGGGCAGATCACGGTAGATCTGATCATCAACAACCGGCAGGATGCGGATGAGTTCGTCCGCCGTCTGCAGGCCAATCAGACCCGCCCGCTGAATGAACTGACCTACGGCTATCATTACCATACCATTGAGGCCGAAAAGGAAGCGTATCTGGATCGGATCGAAGAAAAATTAAATGAAAAAGGGTACTTGATAAAATAG
- a CDS encoding PTS sugar transporter subunit IIC → MEKVKKALNHVFIDGLSGMALGLFATLIIGTIIQQIGNLIGGTVGDTLYLFGKAASVMTSAGIGVGVAYKFKEPVYVTLSAATAGMIGGYASKILAGTLIGEGGVVVLAGPGEPLGAFIAAIVGIELGHLVAGKTKIDLLVTPFVTIVTGSTVGLLVGPPITRFMTGLGAIINWGTEQQPFLMGIVVSVLMGMILTLPISSAALGIILNLSGLAAGAAVVGCCCNMVGFAVASYRENKIGGLLAQGVGTSMLQVPNIVRKPVIWLPAIISSAILGPVSTLVFHMTSNATGSGMGTAGLVGQIMTYQVMTETLPAVVVLAEIALMHFLLPAAISLAVSEVMRKKAWIKFGDMKLDVA, encoded by the coding sequence ATGGAAAAAGTAAAGAAAGCGTTGAATCACGTATTTATCGACGGTTTGAGCGGCATGGCGCTGGGATTGTTCGCCACACTGATCATCGGAACGATCATTCAGCAGATCGGCAACCTCATCGGTGGCACGGTGGGAGACACCCTTTATCTGTTTGGAAAGGCAGCCTCTGTCATGACCAGTGCGGGCATCGGTGTGGGCGTGGCCTATAAGTTTAAGGAGCCGGTGTATGTGACCCTGTCGGCAGCCACCGCAGGCATGATCGGCGGCTATGCTTCCAAGATCCTGGCAGGCACCCTCATCGGAGAGGGCGGCGTGGTGGTGCTGGCAGGTCCGGGAGAGCCGCTGGGAGCCTTTATTGCAGCAATTGTCGGTATTGAACTGGGTCACCTGGTGGCGGGCAAGACGAAGATCGACCTGCTGGTGACACCGTTTGTTACCATTGTCACCGGTTCCACAGTGGGACTGCTGGTAGGGCCGCCCATTACCCGGTTTATGACCGGGCTTGGCGCCATCATCAACTGGGGTACTGAGCAGCAGCCCTTCCTTATGGGTATTGTAGTATCGGTACTCATGGGCATGATCCTGACGCTGCCCATCAGCTCTGCAGCGCTGGGCATCATCCTGAACCTGTCCGGTCTGGCAGCCGGCGCTGCTGTAGTGGGCTGCTGCTGCAACATGGTTGGTTTTGCGGTGGCCAGCTATCGGGAAAATAAGATCGGTGGTCTGCTGGCTCAGGGCGTGGGAACGTCCATGCTCCAGGTGCCCAACATTGTGCGAAAACCGGTGATCTGGCTGCCTGCTATTATTTCCAGTGCGATTCTGGGACCGGTGAGTACCCTGGTGTTCCATATGACCAGCAATGCCACGGGTTCCGGTATGGGAACAGCAGGTCTGGTGGGACAGATCATGACCTATCAGGTAATGACAGAGACACTGCCGGCGGTTGTCGTGCTGGCAGAAATCGCTCTCATGCATTTCCTTCTGCCGGCTGCTATTTCTCTTGCTGTTTCTGAGGTGATGAGAAAGAAAGCCTGGATCAAGTTCGGGGATATGAAGCTGGATGTAGCATAG
- a CDS encoding ABC transporter ATP-binding protein, with protein MSELLTCRNLCKRYDSKYALTDVNLTISSGRIIGLLGPNGSGKSTLIKLINGLLVPTEGEVLIEGIAPGVQTKAEVAYLPERTYLNSWMKVKDLLDFFSSFYRNFNRKRALEMLEALHISVNDRLKTMSKGTKEKVQLILVMSRDAKLYVLDEPIGGVDPAARDYILRTILTNYNPNASVLIATHLISDIENILDEVIFLQNGEVRMHTTVEEVRASEGKSVDALFREVFRC; from the coding sequence ATGAGTGAACTGCTGACATGCCGGAATCTGTGCAAACGATACGATTCCAAGTATGCGCTGACAGACGTGAATCTGACCATTTCATCCGGCCGCATCATCGGCCTTCTGGGGCCCAACGGAAGCGGCAAATCCACACTGATCAAGCTGATCAACGGCCTTCTGGTGCCCACAGAAGGGGAAGTGCTCATCGAGGGCATCGCCCCGGGCGTACAGACCAAGGCGGAAGTTGCCTATCTGCCGGAGCGGACTTATCTGAACAGCTGGATGAAGGTAAAGGATCTGTTGGATTTCTTTTCTTCTTTTTACCGGAATTTCAACCGCAAACGCGCTCTGGAAATGCTGGAAGCGCTGCACATTTCTGTAAATGACCGGCTGAAAACCATGTCCAAGGGCACCAAGGAAAAGGTACAGCTCATTCTGGTCATGAGCCGGGATGCAAAGCTGTACGTTCTGGATGAGCCCATTGGCGGCGTAGACCCGGCGGCCCGGGATTATATCCTGCGCACGATCCTTACCAACTACAATCCCAACGCCTCCGTTCTCATTGCCACCCATCTGATCTCGGACATTGAGAACATCCTGGACGAGGTGATCTTCCTCCAGAACGGCGAAGTCCGCATGCACACCACCGTGGAAGAGGTGCGTGCTTCGGAGGGGAAATCTGTCGATGCTTTATTCAGGGAGGTGTTCCGATGCTGA
- a CDS encoding GntR family transcriptional regulator, translating into MPWNLDNNRPIYLQLVERIQMDIVSGVYHAGDKLPSVRELAADAAVNPNTMQKAFTELERSGLVYTQRTNGRYITEDQERISRVREELARECTQSYLSNIRRLGYEREQALALAQKIIEEGTL; encoded by the coding sequence ATGCCATGGAACCTGGATAACAACAGACCCATCTATCTTCAGCTCGTGGAGCGGATCCAGATGGATATCGTATCCGGCGTATATCATGCCGGGGACAAGCTCCCCTCTGTGCGGGAGCTGGCGGCGGACGCTGCCGTGAATCCCAATACCATGCAGAAAGCTTTTACAGAACTGGAGCGAAGCGGGCTTGTGTACACCCAACGGACGAACGGACGGTACATTACCGAGGATCAGGAACGCATCTCCCGAGTGCGGGAGGAACTGGCCCGGGAATGCACCCAGAGCTATCTTTCCAATATCCGCCGCCTTGGCTACGAGAGGGAGCAGGCGCTGGCACTGGCCCAGAAAATCATCGAGGAGGGAACCTTATGA
- a CDS encoding deoxyribonuclease IV, whose translation MIIGSHVSMSGKDMFLNSVKEAVSYGANTFMVYTGAPQNTRRKEIPELNIPAGQAYMKEHGIETFVVHAPYIINLANTTTPRTFELAVEFLALELTRTAAMGSPVLVLHPGSHVGAGVEAGIAQIVKGLNEVLTPETPVCVALETMAGKGSELGRSFEELAAIYDGVVCNDKLRVCFDTCHVHDAGYDIVQDFDGVIDQFDRILGKDQIAVFHLNDSKNGRGAGKDRHENIGFGQIGFDTLNAIAHHPDFAAIPKILETPYVAAPGEDKKKYPPYQYEIAMLREGKFDSELLDKICSGQ comes from the coding sequence ATGATCATTGGTTCTCATGTGAGTATGAGCGGCAAGGATATGTTTTTGAATTCCGTAAAGGAAGCCGTATCTTATGGTGCGAATACGTTTATGGTATATACCGGTGCGCCCCAGAACACGCGCCGGAAGGAAATCCCGGAGCTGAACATTCCCGCCGGGCAGGCATATATGAAGGAACACGGCATTGAAACGTTCGTTGTCCACGCGCCCTACATCATCAATCTGGCCAACACCACCACACCCCGCACCTTTGAGCTTGCGGTGGAATTTCTGGCGCTGGAGCTGACCCGGACGGCAGCTATGGGAAGCCCGGTGCTGGTGCTGCATCCCGGATCTCACGTGGGCGCCGGTGTGGAGGCCGGCATCGCGCAGATCGTCAAAGGACTCAACGAGGTGCTGACCCCGGAGACACCTGTCTGTGTGGCGCTGGAAACCATGGCCGGAAAAGGCTCCGAGCTGGGCCGCAGCTTTGAGGAACTGGCTGCCATCTACGACGGCGTTGTCTGCAACGACAAGCTGCGGGTCTGCTTTGACACCTGCCACGTCCACGATGCCGGTTATGACATCGTGCAGGATTTCGACGGGGTGATCGACCAGTTTGACCGCATTCTGGGTAAAGACCAGATCGCAGTTTTCCATCTCAATGACAGCAAAAACGGGCGGGGCGCCGGAAAAGACCGCCACGAAAACATCGGCTTCGGCCAGATCGGTTTTGACACGCTGAACGCCATCGCCCACCATCCCGATTTTGCGGCGATCCCGAAAATTCTGGAGACACCCTACGTGGCCGCGCCGGGGGAGGACAAGAAAAAATACCCGCCCTATCAGTATGAGATCGCCATGCTGCGGGAAGGGAAATTTGATTCGGAATTACTTGATAAAATCTGCAGTGGACAGTAA
- the argS gene encoding arginine--tRNA ligase, protein MKKILDLISEQVTAAFVQAGYEEKYGKVTVSNRPDLCEYQCNGALAAAKQYHKAPIMIARDVAAILETEDMFSQVDAVAPGFLNLKVKEAFVGDYLNEMRGSEKFGLEPVAHPKTIMIDYGGPNVAKPLHVGHLRSAIIGESIKRMGRYVGHTMIGDVHLGDWGLQMGLIITELHKRKPELVYFDEAYEGEYPEEAPFTISELEEIYPAASAYSKEHADYKEAAMQATYELQHGRRGYRALLAHILNVSVTDLKKNYKNLNVDFDLWKGESDAQPYIPQMVQDMKDKGFAHMSDGALVVDVKEDTDTKEIPPCMILKSDGASLYNTTDLATIVWRMQDYHPDQLIYVVDKRQELYFTQVFRCARKTGLVKPETELTFLGFGTMNGKDGKPFKTREGGVMRLEKLISGINEEMYRKIMDNHEADPEEAKETAKIVGLSAIKYGDLSNQASKDYIFDIDRFTSFEGNTGPYILYTIVRIKSILNKYRDNGGTLEGLSIRPAGSASEKALMLELARFNSVMENAFEEIAPHKICSYIYDLANEFNHFYHETKILAETDAEKQKGYIALLLLTRGILEDCIDVLGFSAPERM, encoded by the coding sequence ATGAAGAAGATACTGGATTTGATTTCGGAACAGGTGACGGCGGCGTTTGTGCAGGCCGGATACGAAGAAAAATATGGAAAGGTGACGGTGTCCAACCGCCCCGATCTGTGTGAATATCAGTGCAACGGCGCATTGGCGGCTGCCAAGCAGTACCACAAAGCGCCCATCATGATCGCCAGGGACGTGGCTGCCATCCTGGAGACAGAGGACATGTTTTCTCAGGTGGATGCAGTGGCACCGGGATTCCTGAACCTGAAAGTGAAGGAGGCTTTTGTCGGCGATTACTTAAATGAGATGCGTGGCAGTGAGAAGTTCGGCCTGGAACCGGTGGCACATCCCAAGACCATCATGATCGACTACGGCGGCCCCAACGTGGCAAAACCGCTGCATGTGGGACATCTGCGTTCTGCCATCATCGGCGAGAGCATCAAGCGGATGGGCCGTTATGTGGGCCATACGATGATCGGCGACGTGCATCTGGGCGACTGGGGCCTGCAGATGGGCCTCATCATCACCGAGCTGCACAAGAGAAAACCGGAGCTGGTTTATTTTGATGAGGCATATGAAGGAGAATACCCGGAAGAGGCGCCTTTTACCATCTCCGAGCTGGAAGAAATTTACCCGGCGGCCAGTGCTTATTCCAAGGAGCATGCGGACTACAAGGAAGCTGCCATGCAGGCTACCTATGAGCTGCAGCACGGCAGACGGGGCTATCGGGCGCTGCTGGCACATATTTTAAACGTGTCTGTCACCGACCTGAAGAAGAATTATAAGAACTTAAATGTGGATTTTGACCTGTGGAAGGGTGAATCTGATGCCCAGCCCTATATCCCGCAGATGGTGCAGGATATGAAGGATAAGGGCTTTGCCCATATGAGTGACGGCGCACTGGTGGTGGATGTAAAAGAGGATACGGACACCAAAGAGATTCCACCGTGCATGATCCTCAAATCCGACGGAGCTTCCCTGTACAATACCACGGATTTGGCAACCATCGTGTGGAGAATGCAGGATTATCATCCGGATCAGCTGATCTACGTGGTGGACAAGCGGCAGGAGCTGTATTTCACCCAGGTGTTCCGCTGCGCCAGAAAGACCGGGCTGGTAAAACCGGAGACAGAGCTGACGTTCTTAGGGTTCGGCACCATGAATGGCAAGGACGGCAAGCCCTTCAAGACGAGAGAGGGCGGCGTTATGCGTCTGGAGAAGCTGATTTCCGGCATCAATGAGGAAATGTACCGGAAGATTATGGATAATCATGAGGCAGACCCGGAGGAGGCAAAGGAGACGGCAAAGATCGTGGGCCTTTCCGCCATCAAATACGGTGATCTGTCCAACCAGGCGTCCAAGGATTATATTTTTGATATTGACAGATTTACCTCCTTTGAGGGGAATACCGGCCCGTATATCCTGTATACCATTGTCCGGATCAAGTCTATTTTGAATAAATACAGGGACAACGGCGGTACCCTGGAAGGGCTGTCCATCCGTCCGGCCGGCAGTGCCAGCGAGAAAGCACTCATGCTGGAATTGGCAAGATTCAACAGCGTGATGGAGAATGCCTTTGAGGAGATCGCGCCCCACAAGATCTGTTCCTACATTTATGATCTGGCCAACGAGTTCAACCATTTCTACCATGAGACGAAGATCCTGGCTGAGACGGATGCGGAGAAGCAGAAGGGCTACATCGCGCTGCTGCTGCTGACCAGAGGCATTCTGGAGGACTGCATCGACGTACTTGGCTTCTCCGCACCGGAGCGTATGTAA